Proteins encoded in a region of the Paramagnetospirillum magneticum AMB-1 genome:
- a CDS encoding MBOAT family O-acyltransferase encodes MLFSSYSFILAFLPVTLLLYYGLGGGRPVLGKTVLAAASLLFYGLSPVGSLWLMLGSIAMNWLLSRLILSFQLGSGIRHGVLWGAVAANLGLLFLFKYKEFALGLLSGDLASHTAATAIPLGISFFTFTQIAFLADAHRRQVDHHTPLDYLLFVTVFPHLIAGPIIHHREMMPQFSDPQTYRWNSRHVAEGLTLFAMGLAKKVLLADTIAVHADPVFAAAAPTLIEAWCGALAYTFQIYYDFSGYSDMAVGLGLMLGLRLPINFASPYRAGSIIEFWRRWHISLSLFLRDYLYIPLGGSRKGSVRRHANLLVTMLLGGLWHGANLTFVAWGALHGVGLLINHAWRAARGVGRPPGRLERLAGAGLTLLLVVVGWVLFRANDLSSAFAVLRGMMGLNGVVIPESYATLPLVRGLVSMGVPARYLPDFHGIGELALLAAMGAHVTLLPNSQTMALDRQAPRALNFRPTMAWSAGVAILLAVGLFAISGDSPFLYFQF; translated from the coding sequence ATGCTGTTCAGTTCCTATTCATTCATTCTGGCCTTCCTGCCCGTGACACTGCTGCTCTATTACGGGCTGGGCGGCGGGCGGCCGGTGCTGGGCAAGACGGTGCTGGCGGCGGCCTCGCTTCTGTTCTACGGATTGTCGCCGGTCGGAAGCCTGTGGCTGATGCTGGGCAGCATCGCCATGAACTGGCTGCTGTCGCGCCTGATACTGTCTTTCCAGCTGGGGTCTGGAATACGCCATGGGGTCCTGTGGGGAGCGGTCGCCGCCAATCTTGGGCTGCTGTTCCTGTTCAAGTACAAGGAGTTCGCCCTGGGACTCTTATCCGGCGATCTGGCGAGCCATACGGCAGCCACGGCCATTCCGCTGGGTATCTCCTTCTTCACCTTCACCCAGATCGCCTTTCTGGCCGATGCGCATCGGCGACAGGTGGATCACCACACGCCCCTCGACTATCTGCTGTTCGTGACTGTCTTTCCGCATCTGATCGCCGGCCCCATCATCCATCACCGCGAGATGATGCCGCAGTTTTCTGACCCGCAAACCTACCGGTGGAATAGCCGCCACGTCGCCGAAGGATTAACCTTGTTCGCCATGGGGCTGGCCAAGAAGGTTCTGCTGGCCGACACCATCGCCGTTCATGCCGATCCGGTGTTTGCCGCGGCGGCCCCCACCTTGATCGAGGCCTGGTGCGGCGCCCTGGCCTATACCTTCCAAATCTACTACGACTTCTCCGGCTACTCCGACATGGCGGTAGGGCTTGGGTTGATGCTTGGGCTGAGGTTGCCGATCAATTTCGCCTCTCCTTACCGAGCCGGGTCGATCATCGAGTTTTGGCGGCGCTGGCACATCAGTCTGTCGCTTTTCTTGCGCGACTACCTATACATCCCCCTCGGAGGGAGCCGGAAAGGCAGTGTCCGGCGCCACGCAAACCTCCTGGTTACCATGCTGCTGGGTGGATTGTGGCATGGTGCCAATCTTACCTTTGTCGCCTGGGGTGCGCTGCACGGGGTGGGGCTGCTGATCAATCACGCATGGCGGGCGGCCCGTGGCGTGGGGCGCCCGCCAGGACGGCTGGAACGCCTGGCAGGGGCGGGTTTGACCCTCCTGCTGGTCGTGGTGGGCTGGGTGCTGTTCCGCGCCAATGACCTGAGCTCAGCCTTTGCCGTCTTGAGAGGGATGATGGGATTGAACGGTGTGGTGATCCCGGAGTCCTACGCCACGCTGCCGCTGGTCCGTGGTCTGGTGTCCATGGGGGTGCCGGCGCGTTATCTGCCTGATTTCCATGGGATCGGCGAACTGGCTCTGCTGGCGGCCATGGGAGCGCACGTTACCCTGCTTCCCAATAGCCAGACCATGGCTCTCGATCGTCAGGCTCCCCGCGCCCTGAACTTTCGCCCAACGATGGCGTGGTCGGCTGGGGTCGCCATTCTTCTCGCGGTCGGCCTGTTTGCTATTTCCGGGGATTCCCCGTTTCTATATTTTCAATTCTGA
- a CDS encoding class I SAM-dependent methyltransferase — MAGHETDLVVDVGCGTGGTVGTLGRSYRMIGIDQSAEAITAARRNYPEQSFILGAVASELAELAGEAALYLIMDVLEHVEDDRGFLATVVDQARTGSHVLVTVPAGRHLWSRHDETASHLRRYEWDSLSALIQGLPVETRLLSYFNSRLYPPISLARWIGRRLAVSLGQNNTDFAMPPAPVNGLLARLFGGEATALAAALDQGRPAYRQGVSLVALLRRR; from the coding sequence ATGGCGGGACACGAGACCGATTTGGTCGTGGATGTGGGTTGTGGCACCGGTGGTACCGTCGGCACCCTGGGCAGAAGCTACCGCATGATCGGAATCGATCAGTCGGCTGAGGCGATCACGGCGGCCAGGCGGAACTACCCCGAGCAATCGTTCATCCTGGGGGCGGTTGCCAGCGAATTGGCTGAACTGGCTGGCGAGGCGGCACTTTATCTCATCATGGATGTGCTTGAGCATGTGGAGGATGACCGGGGCTTTCTGGCCACGGTTGTCGACCAGGCCAGGACGGGAAGTCACGTCCTGGTAACGGTCCCGGCCGGGCGCCACTTGTGGTCCCGCCACGACGAGACCGCATCTCACCTTCGCCGTTACGAGTGGGATAGTCTCTCCGCCCTTATCCAGGGGCTGCCGGTCGAGACCCGCCTGCTGTCCTATTTCAATTCCCGCCTCTATCCCCCCATTAGCCTTGCCCGGTGGATCGGCCGGCGGCTGGCCGTAAGCCTGGGCCAGAACAACACCGATTTCGCCATGCCCCCCGCCCCGGTCAACGGTCTGCTCGCGCGCCTATTCGGCGGTGAGGCGACGGCCCTGGCGGCCGCCCTGGACCAGGGAAGGCCGGCCTATCGCCAGGGCGTCAGCCTGGTAGCCTTGCTGAGGCGGCGCTGA
- a CDS encoding glycosyltransferase — translation MATTYVNQLAGKSVTVLIAAYNDWPSVAKLIPEIDKVLIPLNMEARVVIVDDGSTDMTGLDEIESGNYPSIGAIDILTLASNQGNQRAVACGVAYVAEYAQSDYMVVMDGDHEDKPDYIPELLRACADSRDTRIVFAGRSKRSESRLFKIMYWGYRQVYRLATGLPISAGNFSVVPRHLTKRLAHIAELWSHFPASIQRARLPYDSIPTERGQRLLGQSKMNMFRLLIHAFSGLTVYADILAARVMLAAIVSTGFLGTATLWLIIEKLFTSIPIIGWSSLMIMAVAGMALQIISTAGMILLIILALRQQPPMIPAIDYHRFVLEVRRINGGTDLFDAPPIRIMPSGR, via the coding sequence ATGGCTACTACATATGTCAACCAGCTTGCCGGCAAGTCGGTCACGGTCCTCATCGCCGCATACAACGACTGGCCATCCGTGGCGAAGCTAATACCAGAAATCGATAAGGTTCTGATACCCCTGAACATGGAAGCCCGGGTGGTTATCGTGGACGACGGGTCCACCGATATGACGGGCCTGGATGAGATTGAAAGCGGCAATTATCCGTCAATCGGTGCCATCGACATTCTTACCCTGGCCAGCAATCAAGGCAACCAGCGAGCTGTGGCCTGCGGCGTCGCCTATGTCGCGGAATATGCGCAATCGGATTACATGGTCGTGATGGACGGCGATCATGAGGACAAGCCGGACTATATTCCGGAATTGCTACGGGCTTGCGCGGATAGCCGCGACACCCGGATCGTCTTTGCCGGCCGCTCCAAGCGCTCCGAAAGCCGCCTGTTCAAGATCATGTATTGGGGCTACCGGCAAGTCTACAGATTGGCGACCGGACTGCCAATTTCCGCCGGCAACTTCAGCGTCGTTCCCCGACACCTCACCAAGCGTCTTGCCCACATCGCCGAACTGTGGAGCCATTTTCCCGCCAGCATCCAGCGAGCCCGGCTCCCCTACGATTCGATCCCGACAGAACGAGGGCAGCGTCTGTTGGGGCAGTCAAAAATGAATATGTTTCGGCTGTTGATTCACGCCTTCAGCGGCCTGACGGTCTACGCCGATATCCTGGCGGCACGTGTCATGCTGGCCGCTATCGTGTCGACGGGTTTTTTGGGAACGGCGACGCTGTGGCTGATCATCGAGAAGCTGTTCACCAGCATTCCCATCATCGGCTGGTCATCCCTGATGATTATGGCGGTGGCCGGGATGGCCCTTCAGATCATCAGCACCGCCGGGATGATCTTGTTGATCATCCTCGCCCTGCGTCAGCAACCCCCGATGATCCCGGCAATAGACTACCACCGGTTTGTTCTGGAGGTTCGGCGGATCAATGGCGGAACTGATCTGTTTGATGCACCACCCATCAGAATCATGCCGTCGGGACGCTGA
- a CDS encoding DUF6044 family protein, with protein sequence MFFDFIKQDELQGLARLAPFIIFIVLAVMLSVKKVGYRNVKTRNIITISILAIMGMAAEYVLPGNSSFINFVDEGDVFVPIYLYFEGLFAGGSFAQAVAGGNDAIGMLASGGQFFSLEMLLIKVFPLWAAIAIHKVSVFGISLLGSWLLLHRGMGLAPILAVGFGVWYGLSSFDLYMYSLQHGISMAAIPLSIYLMVVRADKGDQYYRWIIPLAALLSTSTLLTHSMMALMFSLMVATIMLGLGNWRRKVAAITILFVFVCLNWADVITSFTQLSQGASRQPHLFSFHSLLSFNFWRTSQGEKLVFFYISLIISLAICVIYARRDGLRYLSGLVFCLLANPIIMLIPWERLGLGFVLGIDFGRLTYGFAALGLIPMARASLIVAERWKSPLAQGAPLAVCLSLAIGALLFQKASTIVQYLGEGGQAVLTKVPNLRDRPWQTDPHGRVVTIPHLIVPFAPLAYGLETFDGYLNLQPMIKARFWSYAKKHLPIYSGRNTFIENQLYLNRPMAFDMRCCDRFSLDDMIDQDFLRLGGVRYVVSYVPLGGNGLRQISGPHAYVARHKKPFRQKIEEDLRQIASPGEVFVYETTNSQPIAFFASSVTALSAEASDEEVYQAAIAGVASRKVAVQLPVAPLPQATGQVAALDYVPGGYVAKVIAPEGGLFVLNVPKTRFWTVSIDGRPAEVFAVNGIQMGVEIYPGAREIRFEYRRPRVADLLRRLIHR encoded by the coding sequence ATGTTCTTTGATTTTATCAAGCAAGATGAGTTGCAGGGTTTGGCGCGTCTCGCGCCATTTATTATATTTATAGTATTGGCTGTCATGCTTTCTGTAAAGAAGGTGGGATATCGCAATGTAAAAACAAGAAATATTATTACAATCTCCATATTGGCTATTATGGGCATGGCTGCCGAGTATGTTCTGCCCGGCAACTCGTCGTTCATCAACTTTGTTGATGAGGGCGACGTATTTGTTCCGATATATCTATATTTTGAGGGATTGTTCGCAGGGGGAAGCTTCGCGCAGGCGGTCGCAGGCGGTAATGATGCCATCGGGATGCTGGCGTCGGGCGGACAGTTCTTCAGCCTTGAGATGCTGCTTATCAAGGTGTTTCCCTTGTGGGCGGCCATCGCGATTCACAAAGTGTCCGTGTTTGGCATTTCCCTTTTGGGTTCATGGCTGTTGCTTCACCGTGGCATGGGGCTTGCCCCCATTCTGGCGGTGGGATTCGGGGTTTGGTACGGCCTGAGCTCATTCGACCTCTATATGTATTCGCTGCAGCATGGCATTAGCATGGCGGCCATTCCGCTGAGTATTTATCTGATGGTGGTCAGGGCGGATAAGGGTGATCAGTATTATCGCTGGATTATCCCCCTGGCGGCATTGTTATCGACCAGCACGCTACTGACCCACAGCATGATGGCCCTTATGTTCAGCCTGATGGTCGCCACCATCATGTTGGGACTGGGAAACTGGCGCCGGAAAGTGGCGGCGATCACTATTCTTTTTGTTTTTGTCTGCCTCAATTGGGCCGACGTCATCACATCCTTCACGCAGTTGTCGCAGGGTGCCAGCCGTCAGCCTCACCTATTTTCATTTCACTCATTGTTGTCATTTAATTTCTGGAGGACGTCGCAAGGCGAGAAGCTCGTCTTCTTCTATATATCACTTATAATATCTTTGGCTATTTGTGTCATATATGCTCGGCGTGATGGTCTAAGGTACCTGTCGGGACTTGTATTCTGTCTTCTGGCTAATCCGATTATCATGCTGATTCCTTGGGAGCGGCTGGGGTTGGGATTTGTACTGGGTATTGATTTCGGCCGGTTGACGTACGGCTTTGCGGCGCTCGGTCTGATTCCAATGGCGCGGGCCAGTCTTATCGTCGCGGAGCGTTGGAAGTCACCTCTGGCTCAGGGGGCGCCACTGGCCGTTTGCCTGTCGCTTGCCATAGGTGCCCTGTTGTTTCAGAAGGCCTCCACGATCGTCCAATACCTGGGCGAGGGGGGGCAGGCGGTTCTGACCAAGGTGCCAAACCTGCGGGACCGTCCCTGGCAGACGGACCCGCATGGCCGAGTGGTCACCATACCGCACCTGATTGTGCCGTTTGCACCATTGGCTTATGGGCTCGAGACGTTTGACGGCTATCTCAATCTGCAGCCGATGATCAAGGCCAGGTTCTGGAGCTACGCCAAGAAGCATCTCCCCATATATTCAGGACGAAATACGTTTATTGAGAATCAATTATACCTCAACCGTCCCATGGCATTTGACATGAGATGCTGTGACAGGTTCAGTCTGGACGACATGATCGACCAGGACTTCCTCCGGCTCGGAGGTGTGCGCTATGTCGTCAGCTACGTTCCCCTTGGGGGCAACGGGCTTCGTCAGATATCGGGTCCACACGCCTACGTGGCGCGCCACAAGAAGCCGTTCCGCCAGAAGATTGAGGAGGACTTGAGACAGATCGCCTCGCCCGGCGAGGTGTTTGTTTATGAAACCACGAATTCGCAGCCGATCGCCTTCTTCGCATCCTCGGTCACCGCGCTGTCGGCCGAGGCGAGCGACGAAGAGGTCTACCAAGCGGCAATCGCCGGCGTCGCCAGTCGCAAGGTGGCCGTGCAACTGCCCGTGGCTCCGCTGCCCCAGGCCACAGGTCAGGTGGCCGCTTTGGACTATGTCCCTGGCGGTTACGTGGCCAAGGTGATTGCCCCGGAAGGCGGCTTATTCGTCCTGAACGTTCCGAAGACCCGGTTTTGGACTGTCAGTATCGATGGCCGGCCCGCCGAGGTGTTTGCCGTCAATGGCATCCAGATGGGGGTGGAGATCTACCCTGGGGCAAGGGAGATTCGATTTGAGTACCGTCGTCCTCGAGTGGCTGATCTGCTGCGGCGCCTGATTCACCGGTAG
- a CDS encoding polysaccharide biosynthesis protein, whose product MKLPPLSRAYLAFAHDVSMAALSFVMALYLRLGDDTWIWWDRLDLGLATALFTLVAASVFLSQRLYRGVWRYASVNDLVALTRAATLTILVFLALLFLTTRLQALPRSVLLINWFVLLALLGGPRFIYRTFKDHHRNRRRAQGDHVRVPVLLVGAGDEAELFIRAAHSPDAEYRAVGLLSSRGARVGRHIHGIDVLGSTDEMGEVVAALKAKGQAPQRLVITDHRLDGSEVRQLLDDADRLGMTLARIPRMMDLKDGVEERVTMRPIAVEDLLGRPQAVLDRVSMESMIKGRRVLVTGAGGSIGSELVRQISDFGPASLVLFEACEFNLYAIDQEISLRQPGMELVPLLGDVRDPVRVGEAMARYRPDLVFHAAALKHVPMVEYNPDEGILTNCVGTRLVADACRANGVSLMVQISTDKAVNPTNVMGASKRVAEMYAQALDLAESDGGGTRFVTVRFGNVLGSTGSVVPLFQKQLAEGGPLTVTHPDMTRYFMTVREAVELVLQASAFGIGHPAYRGKIFVLDMGEPVKIVHLARQMIRLAGLRPDVDVKITFTGLRPGEKLFEELFHGSEPTIQTEMPGILVAEPRAADAAELGAAIDGLEQACRRHDADSALAGLGRLVPEYAAHPPPPN is encoded by the coding sequence ATGAAACTGCCGCCGCTGTCGCGCGCCTATCTGGCTTTCGCTCACGATGTGTCCATGGCGGCGCTGTCCTTCGTCATGGCGCTCTATCTTCGGCTCGGCGATGACACCTGGATCTGGTGGGACCGTCTCGATCTGGGCCTGGCCACTGCCCTGTTCACCCTGGTCGCCGCCTCGGTCTTTCTGTCGCAGCGGCTCTATCGCGGTGTCTGGCGGTATGCCTCGGTCAACGACCTGGTGGCGCTGACCCGGGCGGCGACACTGACCATCCTGGTCTTTCTCGCCCTGCTGTTCCTGACCACCCGGCTGCAGGCCCTGCCGCGCTCGGTGCTGCTGATCAATTGGTTCGTGCTGCTGGCCCTGCTGGGCGGGCCGCGCTTCATCTACAGAACCTTCAAGGATCACCATCGCAACCGCCGCCGCGCCCAGGGCGACCATGTGCGGGTGCCGGTCTTGCTGGTGGGGGCCGGCGACGAGGCCGAGCTGTTCATCCGTGCCGCCCATTCCCCCGACGCGGAATACCGGGCGGTGGGTCTGCTCAGCTCGCGCGGGGCGCGGGTGGGCCGTCATATCCACGGCATCGACGTTCTGGGCTCCACCGACGAGATGGGCGAGGTGGTGGCGGCGCTGAAGGCCAAGGGTCAGGCTCCGCAGCGTCTGGTCATCACCGACCATCGCCTGGACGGGTCCGAGGTGCGGCAGTTGCTCGACGACGCCGACCGCCTGGGCATGACCTTGGCCCGCATTCCCAGGATGATGGACCTGAAGGATGGGGTGGAGGAGCGCGTCACCATGCGCCCCATCGCCGTCGAAGACCTGCTGGGCCGTCCCCAGGCAGTTCTCGATCGCGTCTCCATGGAATCCATGATCAAGGGCCGCCGCGTGCTGGTCACCGGCGCCGGCGGGTCCATCGGCAGCGAGCTGGTGCGCCAGATCAGCGATTTCGGCCCGGCCTCGCTGGTGCTGTTCGAGGCCTGCGAGTTCAACCTCTATGCCATCGACCAGGAGATTTCCCTGCGCCAGCCGGGCATGGAGCTGGTGCCGCTGCTGGGTGACGTGCGCGATCCGGTGCGGGTGGGCGAGGCCATGGCGCGCTACCGGCCCGATCTGGTGTTCCACGCCGCTGCCCTCAAGCATGTGCCCATGGTCGAGTACAATCCCGACGAAGGCATCCTGACCAATTGCGTCGGCACCCGTCTGGTGGCCGATGCCTGCCGCGCCAATGGCGTTTCCCTGATGGTGCAGATCTCCACCGACAAGGCGGTCAATCCCACCAACGTCATGGGCGCTTCCAAGCGGGTGGCGGAGATGTACGCCCAGGCCCTGGATCTGGCCGAAAGCGACGGCGGCGGCACGCGCTTCGTCACAGTGCGCTTCGGCAACGTCCTGGGCTCCACCGGCTCGGTGGTGCCGCTGTTTCAGAAGCAGCTGGCCGAGGGTGGGCCGCTCACCGTCACCCATCCCGACATGACCCGCTATTTCATGACGGTCCGCGAAGCGGTGGAGCTGGTGCTGCAGGCCTCTGCCTTCGGCATCGGCCACCCCGCCTATCGCGGCAAGATTTTCGTCCTCGACATGGGCGAGCCGGTCAAGATCGTCCATCTGGCCCGCCAGATGATCCGCCTGGCCGGGCTGCGCCCCGATGTGGACGTCAAGATCACCTTCACCGGCCTGCGTCCCGGCGAAAAGCTGTTCGAGGAGCTGTTCCACGGCTCCGAGCCGACCATCCAGACCGAGATGCCCGGCATCCTGGTGGCCGAGCCCCGCGCCGCCGATGCGGCTGAACTTGGTGCCGCCATCGATGGCCTGGAGCAGGCATGCCGCCGCCACGACGCGGATTCCGCCCTTGCCGGCCTCGGCCGGCTGGTTCCCGAATACGCCGCCCATCCACCCCCCCCGAATTGA
- the purH gene encoding bifunctional phosphoribosylaminoimidazolecarboxamide formyltransferase/IMP cyclohydrolase — MSDIRPVRRALLSVSDKTGLIEFARFLAKSGVELLSTGGTAKAMRDAGLPVIDVSDFTGFPEMLDGRVKTLHPKVHGGLLGIRGNAEHEKAMAAHGIKEIDLLVVNLYPFEETVAKGADYETCVENIDIGGPAMIRAASKNHDSVTVVVDVEDYAVVSAEMEANQCGTTLGLRKRLAATAYARTGAYDAAISQWFARELGDTFPRRVVVAGELKQSLRYGENPHQAAAFYTNGSPRAGVATAKQLQGKELSYNNLNDTDAAFELAAEFDQPAIAIIKHANPCGVSVGTDLKSAYLRALACDPVSAFGGIVAMNRRLDKVTAEEIAKLFTEVVIAPEADEDAVAVFAAKKNLRLLVTGGMPDPSEPGMTLRPVAGGYLFQTKDNGRVMLPDLKVVTKRAPTERELADLLTAFRICKHVKSNAIIYVKDGATVGIGAGQMSRVDSSRIAAWKAQEAANAAGLAEPQTIGSVVASDAFFPFADGLLAAAAAGATAVIQPGGSMRDAEVIAAADEKGLAMVFTGMRHFRH; from the coding sequence ATGTCCGACATCCGCCCCGTCCGCCGCGCCCTGCTTTCGGTTTCCGACAAGACCGGCCTGATCGAATTCGCCCGCTTCCTGGCCAAGTCGGGCGTCGAACTGCTGTCCACCGGCGGCACCGCCAAGGCCATGCGCGATGCCGGCCTGCCGGTGATCGACGTGTCGGATTTCACCGGCTTCCCCGAGATGCTGGACGGCCGGGTCAAGACCCTGCATCCCAAGGTGCATGGCGGCCTGCTGGGCATTCGCGGCAATGCCGAGCATGAAAAGGCCATGGCCGCCCACGGCATCAAGGAAATCGACCTCCTGGTGGTCAACCTCTATCCCTTCGAGGAGACGGTGGCCAAGGGCGCCGATTACGAGACCTGCGTCGAGAATATCGACATCGGTGGGCCCGCCATGATCCGCGCCGCCTCCAAGAACCATGACTCGGTCACCGTGGTGGTCGACGTGGAGGATTACGCCGTGGTCAGCGCCGAGATGGAGGCCAACCAGTGCGGCACCACCCTGGGCCTCAGGAAGCGTCTGGCCGCCACCGCCTACGCCCGCACCGGAGCCTACGACGCCGCCATCAGTCAGTGGTTTGCGCGGGAGCTGGGCGACACCTTCCCGCGGCGCGTGGTGGTGGCGGGCGAGCTGAAGCAGTCGCTGCGCTATGGCGAGAACCCGCATCAGGCCGCCGCCTTCTACACCAACGGCTCGCCCCGCGCCGGCGTCGCCACGGCCAAGCAGCTGCAGGGCAAGGAGCTCAGCTACAACAACCTCAACGATACCGACGCCGCCTTCGAGCTGGCCGCCGAATTCGACCAGCCGGCCATCGCCATCATCAAGCACGCCAATCCTTGCGGCGTGTCGGTGGGCACCGACCTGAAGAGCGCCTATCTGCGCGCCCTGGCCTGCGATCCGGTCTCGGCCTTCGGCGGCATCGTCGCCATGAACCGCCGCCTGGACAAGGTCACCGCCGAGGAGATCGCCAAGCTGTTCACCGAAGTGGTGATCGCCCCCGAGGCCGACGAGGACGCGGTGGCGGTGTTCGCCGCCAAGAAGAACCTGCGCCTGCTGGTCACCGGCGGCATGCCCGACCCCTCCGAGCCCGGCATGACGCTCCGCCCGGTGGCCGGCGGCTATCTGTTCCAGACCAAGGATAACGGCCGGGTCATGCTGCCCGATCTCAAGGTGGTGACCAAGCGGGCGCCGACGGAGCGCGAGCTGGCCGACCTGCTGACCGCCTTCCGCATCTGCAAGCACGTCAAGTCCAACGCCATCATCTACGTCAAGGACGGCGCCACCGTGGGCATCGGCGCCGGCCAGATGAGCCGGGTGGATTCGTCGCGCATCGCCGCCTGGAAGGCCCAGGAGGCGGCCAATGCCGCCGGCCTGGCCGAGCCTCAGACCATCGGCTCGGTGGTGGCGTCGGACGCCTTCTTCCCCTTCGCCGACGGCCTGTTGGCGGCGGCGGCGGCGGGCGCCACGGCGGTGATCCAGCCGGGCGGCTCCATGCGCGACGCCGAGGTGATCGCCGCAGCCGACGAGAAGGGCCTAGCCATGGTCTTCACCGGCATGCGTCACTTCCGCCACTAA
- a CDS encoding glycosyltransferase family 4 protein gives MTRRPDTVRVLINALHAKSGGGVTYLRNILPHLARQEGLELHLLLHADQGETIGELPPGIHLHAVTFTNGFGRRLLWEQMALPGMARRLGIDVTFSLANYGPLLAPRPVIMLRNALGVFGQEYRLSKWLYWAGLTAATLASLVGCRAAIAVSDYARRAMGFGIPALFKSKIAVIHHGVDRRFTPTDQPTERTEGALLAVSDIYVQKNFHTLIRAVARVRQTHPTLRLDIAGRLVDMEYHQELSRLAGDCGVSDCVRFLGSRTPDELVALYRGCDAFVFPSTVETFGNPLVEAMACGTPVICSNSAAMPEVAGDAALLIDPLDEAALAAAISRVLDEPELRADLIRRSLARAADFSWEKTGALTAAILRRAAGR, from the coding sequence ATGACCAGACGCCCCGACACCGTCCGCGTTCTGATCAATGCCCTGCACGCCAAATCGGGCGGCGGCGTCACCTATTTGCGGAATATCCTGCCCCATCTCGCTCGCCAGGAGGGATTGGAGTTGCACCTGCTGCTCCATGCCGATCAGGGCGAGACCATTGGCGAACTGCCGCCGGGAATTCATCTGCATGCGGTGACCTTCACCAACGGCTTCGGCCGCCGGTTGCTCTGGGAGCAGATGGCCCTGCCCGGCATGGCGCGCCGGCTGGGAATCGACGTCACCTTTTCCCTGGCCAATTACGGCCCGCTCCTGGCGCCCCGTCCGGTGATCATGCTGCGTAATGCCCTGGGGGTATTCGGCCAGGAATATCGCCTGTCCAAGTGGCTGTATTGGGCGGGCCTGACGGCAGCGACCCTGGCCTCGCTGGTGGGGTGCCGGGCGGCCATCGCGGTGTCCGATTACGCCCGCCGCGCCATGGGATTCGGCATTCCGGCCCTGTTCAAATCCAAGATCGCCGTCATCCACCATGGCGTTGACCGCCGCTTCACCCCTACCGACCAGCCAACGGAGCGGACGGAAGGGGCCTTGCTGGCCGTGTCGGACATCTACGTCCAAAAGAATTTTCATACCCTGATCCGAGCGGTGGCCCGGGTCAGGCAGACACACCCCACCCTTCGCCTGGACATCGCCGGACGGCTGGTGGATATGGAATATCATCAGGAATTGTCGCGGCTGGCCGGAGATTGCGGGGTGAGCGACTGCGTCCGCTTCCTGGGAAGCCGTACTCCGGACGAACTGGTTGCGCTGTACCGTGGCTGCGATGCTTTCGTCTTTCCCTCCACCGTGGAGACCTTCGGCAATCCCCTGGTCGAGGCGATGGCCTGCGGCACGCCGGTGATCTGCTCCAACAGCGCCGCCATGCCCGAAGTGGCGGGCGATGCCGCCTTGCTCATCGATCCCCTGGATGAGGCCGCCCTGGCGGCGGCCATTTCCCGCGTTCTCGACGAACCGGAACTGCGTGCCGATCTCATCCGGCGCTCCCTGGCTCGGGCCGCCGATTTTTCTTGGGAAAAGACCGGCGCCCTGACCGCCGCAATTCTGAGACGGGCAGCGGGCCGCTAG